GGCCTCGCCGTCGAAACTGGCCTCCAACACAATCGCGCGCAGCACCGCAGGCGCACTGGCCGGATCCACTTTCACTTCGAGCTGATTCACCGCCGCCGGGCCCGACGGCAGGGGGAACGCCAAAGTTTCACCCGCGGCAAGCCGGGCTTGCTTGAGCGGCGCCACATGATCCGGCTTGGTTGGCGTCAGCAACGCAGTGCCCACCGCATCCACGGTGTCGCGCGCCGTGCGAAATGCAGCGAGGGAAAAAGTATTCACCACTGTCCTGGGCTCGTATTGGCGATAATTGATGCAGTAGTAAAACGGCTCCTGATCGAGCGTCACCTTGCAGCCACGCGCAAAGGGAATGGGCAGATACAAATCGCCGCCCACACCGCGCGGCGCCCGGTAATCGGGACGCAGCTGGTTTTGAAGATCCGTTTCGTTCCACGACACGAACGCCAGGGGCGGCCGCACGAATCCCTTTCCGCTCAACAATTCGTTCCACGGAACCGCGATGGCCGGTTCGGGGTTGCCGTCAAAATAAAAACGCACGACCTGCTTGTCCTTGTCGGCGTTGAGAGGAATCCAGATGCGCGTGATCGCACCGGGCCCCGACGCGTCCAGAATGACCCATTCACGACGATTGGCATTGGTTTCGACGCGCAGGCAGTTTCCGTAATCCACGTTCGCGTGCCAGCCGGCCGGGTCGGCGGGACTGGTCTTGTGCGGATCGTGACTGCTGACTTGCGCACAGGTATAGGCCGGCACCGGCCATTCCGCCACCGCACAGCGGTTGGTCATTTCCCGCAGCAGGGATTCAAGCGTCACCGCCGGCGGGGCGGCCGCCAACGCACGGCCCCCGGACGTGACCA
This genomic stretch from Verrucomicrobiia bacterium harbors:
- a CDS encoding glycoside hydrolase family 172 protein — its product is MKLPMKFLCALMLVTSGGRALAAAPPAVTLESLLREMTNRCAVAEWPVPAYTCAQVSSHDPHKTSPADPAGWHANVDYGNCLRVETNANRREWVILDASGPGAITRIWIPLNADKDKQVVRFYFDGNPEPAIAVPWNELLSGKGFVRPPLAFVSWNETDLQNQLRPDYRAPRGVGGDLYLPIPFARGCKVTLDQEPFYYCINYRQYEPRTVVNTFSLAAFRTARDTVDAVGTALLTPTKPDHVAPLKQARLAAGETLAFPLPSGPAAVNQLEVKVDPASAPAVLRAIVLEASFDGEATLWCPLGEFFGAGARLHPVQDWYRTVRADGRLTARWIMPYRKAGQIRLKNLGTQPGTVALGATVRPWPWDARSQHFHASWHAQRDLKTRPRSDWNYVRITGQGVYAGDTLTVFSPVKEWYGEGDERIYRDGETIPSHIGTGTEDYYGYAWGMPNFFNSPFLSTPARDSQARDDWRGYTTDSRLRLLDGIPFRRQLQVDMEIWNWADTRVDYAVGTFWYARPGATDNRPPQPDEAVQPLR